In Fundidesulfovibrio magnetotacticus, a single window of DNA contains:
- a CDS encoding glycosyltransferase family 4 protein codes for MNEIDQLPRELRFAWLLRDDVRAMFHPTDPHWKANLDIWWLLNGSKDYPSAARRVEALHCSRLSEVVIAASSAMPFPVTLLMHYIWRNREDISTRFDLNNTTDTEDFVKWFYVCGVPEHNLFDIITHTSIASLLSPTTPHNQHALLTLNYLALYTWQSLAHLQNEFDIAIPNDVIRFLGWYYFEGIENLGHAPYWAHRPPRWLLDRNPPGHDLTNACVLAWLWMHPEANIEALKAPDKRGEIARWWTQNPDHAACLGKLLSQKTLVRKANRTHGAPERRHQTIMTKPRPFGVNIVGFARGELGIGEDSRMAALALRQAGVPFSVVNIACGQNTRQNDRTLDAFLNDEAPYAVNLFCLTGMDTARVWLESGSGLFEDRYNIGYWPWELPEWPAEWRDAYNIVDEIWASSNYTKESYLRSSDIPVHLMPMAVHLGPFPQHVRHDFGLPKTDFLFLYAFDFNSYLARKNPWAAIRAFRKAFPKGTERVRLVLKTMNTQLQSPLWQTFAHEASHDNRILLLNATLERQHVTGLFSVCDAYISPHRAEGFGRTLAEAMLLGKPVIATNYSGNTDFLNESTGYPVDYDITPVQPGEYPYGAGMHWADPDIEHLAWRMLEVVNNRKEVANRTAHAFKAISTRNNFQTIGAGYRERISQILHKLHRKFNR; via the coding sequence ATGAACGAGATCGACCAGCTTCCAAGGGAGTTACGATTCGCCTGGCTGTTACGGGACGACGTCCGGGCAATGTTTCACCCGACAGATCCCCACTGGAAGGCCAACCTGGACATATGGTGGCTTCTGAACGGGTCCAAGGACTACCCCTCTGCGGCAAGAAGGGTTGAAGCATTGCATTGTAGCCGCCTCTCCGAGGTCGTCATCGCCGCAAGCAGCGCTATGCCTTTTCCTGTAACGCTGCTGATGCATTACATATGGCGCAACCGCGAAGACATATCGACACGCTTCGATCTAAACAATACTACTGACACTGAAGATTTTGTGAAATGGTTCTATGTCTGCGGAGTTCCAGAACACAATCTGTTTGACATCATCACGCACACCTCCATTGCAAGCCTTCTTTCGCCAACGACACCCCACAACCAACACGCCCTGCTGACCCTCAACTATCTCGCGCTCTACACCTGGCAATCGCTTGCACACCTTCAGAACGAATTTGACATTGCCATTCCAAACGATGTGATTCGCTTTCTCGGCTGGTATTACTTCGAGGGGATCGAGAACCTTGGACACGCTCCGTACTGGGCACACCGCCCTCCGAGATGGCTCCTGGACCGGAACCCGCCCGGCCATGACCTGACGAACGCATGTGTCCTGGCATGGCTTTGGATGCACCCTGAAGCGAACATTGAAGCACTGAAGGCACCGGACAAAAGAGGCGAAATCGCCAGATGGTGGACCCAAAACCCAGACCATGCGGCATGCCTCGGGAAATTACTGTCCCAAAAGACACTCGTCCGGAAGGCAAACAGAACGCACGGTGCGCCGGAGAGGCGTCATCAAACCATAATGACCAAGCCCCGCCCCTTCGGGGTCAACATCGTCGGCTTCGCACGGGGCGAGTTAGGCATCGGCGAAGACTCGCGAATGGCCGCTCTGGCTCTGCGACAGGCAGGTGTACCGTTTAGCGTGGTCAACATCGCCTGCGGCCAAAACACCAGACAAAATGACAGGACCCTGGACGCCTTCCTGAATGACGAAGCGCCTTATGCCGTGAACCTCTTCTGTCTGACAGGGATGGACACGGCCAGGGTTTGGCTTGAAAGCGGAAGCGGACTCTTTGAGGACCGCTACAACATCGGATACTGGCCCTGGGAACTACCCGAATGGCCAGCCGAATGGCGGGACGCGTACAATATTGTGGACGAGATCTGGGCATCAAGCAACTACACAAAAGAATCCTATTTGCGATCATCAGACATCCCTGTCCACTTGATGCCCATGGCCGTTCATCTTGGGCCCTTTCCGCAACACGTTCGCCACGACTTCGGACTGCCCAAAACAGATTTTTTGTTTCTTTACGCGTTTGATTTCAACTCTTACCTGGCACGAAAGAATCCCTGGGCAGCCATCCGCGCATTCCGGAAAGCGTTTCCCAAAGGAACTGAACGCGTACGGCTCGTCTTGAAAACAATGAACACCCAACTCCAGTCGCCCTTGTGGCAGACGTTCGCGCATGAGGCCTCACACGACAATCGCATTCTGCTCTTGAACGCCACCCTGGAGAGACAACATGTGACAGGTCTCTTTTCTGTATGCGATGCATACATATCCCCCCATCGTGCAGAAGGCTTCGGGCGAACCCTTGCCGAAGCAATGCTCCTTGGAAAACCCGTGATTGCCACGAACTACTCTGGCAACACAGACTTCCTGAACGAATCGACCGGCTACCCCGTCGATTACGACATCACTCCCGTACAACCCGGGGAATACCCTTATGGCGCTGGAATGCATT
- a CDS encoding formyltransferase family protein produces the protein MDVFGLCAAEHLPTFKGVLEANAPAGCEVHLVGHLSALRLAIEKAGQGARLLSYLHHEIIPADVLRRFDLGAYNFHPATPDYPGTAPEAWACYEKAQTFGATIHEMTERVDEGPVIDVGRLPVPPGSHRLVYAEIARRMAHSLLCKMARQLTSPDRVPPASENAWGGTKRTTADYQAMVQLRPDITPDELHRRILSFGPPEVAGFSLELHGVRFVMLTSSGIKGHFDPILHDAVSGWALHMAFPTRRLEMKITVDGNRDFTVRADRYRADVLEAGHGDGYCGFTWEIPLEYRDGLPHSMEVSVAGTPLMGGPRLYSHAPSPTPPSQS, from the coding sequence ATGGATGTTTTCGGCCTCTGCGCCGCGGAGCACCTGCCGACCTTCAAGGGCGTTCTCGAGGCCAACGCCCCTGCGGGCTGCGAGGTCCATCTGGTCGGGCACCTCTCCGCGCTCAGGCTCGCCATCGAAAAGGCGGGACAAGGCGCGCGCCTGCTCTCCTATCTGCACCACGAGATCATCCCCGCCGATGTTCTGCGCCGTTTCGATCTCGGGGCCTACAATTTCCACCCGGCCACGCCGGACTATCCCGGCACGGCCCCGGAGGCCTGGGCCTGCTACGAGAAGGCCCAAACCTTCGGCGCAACCATCCATGAGATGACCGAGAGGGTCGACGAGGGCCCCGTCATCGACGTGGGCCGGCTCCCCGTCCCCCCCGGATCGCACCGCCTGGTCTACGCCGAGATCGCCCGCCGGATGGCGCATTCCCTCCTCTGCAAGATGGCCCGGCAGCTCACATCGCCCGACAGGGTCCCCCCCGCCTCCGAAAACGCCTGGGGGGGAACGAAACGGACCACGGCCGACTACCAGGCCATGGTGCAGCTGCGCCCGGACATCACCCCTGACGAGTTGCACCGAAGGATTCTCAGCTTCGGCCCACCGGAAGTGGCGGGCTTTTCCCTGGAGCTGCACGGCGTGCGGTTCGTCATGCTCACGTCCTCGGGCATCAAGGGCCATTTCGACCCGATCCTGCACGACGCGGTGAGCGGATGGGCGCTGCACATGGCCTTCCCCACGCGGCGCCTGGAGATGAAAATCACGGTGGACGGCAACCGGGATTTCACCGTGCGCGCGGATCGCTACCGGGCGGACGTGCTGGAGGCCGGGCACGGCGACGGCTACTGCGGCTTCACCTGGGAGATTCCCCTCGAATACCGTGACGGGTTGCCCCACAGCATGGAGGTCAGCGTGGCCGGAACCCCGCTGATGGGCGGGCCGCGCCTCTACTCCCACGCCCCATCACCAACCCCTCCCAGCCAGTCATGA
- a CDS encoding HlyD family type I secretion periplasmic adaptor subunit, translating into MDPNVPKKIEKKNNVLDVYPEAVHFLPDHLEIEHAPLPRAARLTTIALISLISFLTLWACLADVDIVVNAKGKVVAPGKGLTIAALNDSIVKSIEVRIGQIVKPNEVLVTLDPTVPEANEAQLRFNQARARLVLSRLRSELADTPFTPSAEASPSEQFMQRRLHADRLEEYRARLRGFDSRISEISGNVQSLERQVATSARQENIGREVLGMRSEVYKQGVDSKLSYLDAQNAHANLIANNERTKKDLEASKKLLLQIQAEKEAYVKQRQGSLSQEIADNEKELEAIGNELAKATRQRELSTLTSPVQAMVLDIQKYPSSSVVKSGEPILVLAPMQSPLEAEVYIEPRDIGFIRANDPAAMKLEAFPYHRYGIMYGKLRSVGEDSLVKDSAGHGQTAYYPARLEISDITKLRNLPGDFRLIPGMTLEANITVGQRKVITYLLYPILRAIDDSIRER; encoded by the coding sequence ATGGACCCGAACGTTCCCAAGAAAATAGAGAAGAAGAACAACGTTCTGGATGTCTATCCGGAGGCGGTCCATTTCCTGCCGGACCACCTCGAAATCGAGCACGCGCCCCTGCCGAGGGCCGCGCGGCTCACCACCATAGCGCTGATCTCGCTGATCTCCTTCCTGACTCTCTGGGCCTGCCTTGCCGATGTGGACATCGTGGTCAACGCCAAGGGGAAGGTCGTGGCGCCGGGCAAGGGCCTGACCATCGCCGCGCTCAACGACTCCATCGTCAAGTCGATCGAGGTGCGCATCGGCCAGATCGTCAAACCCAACGAGGTGCTGGTCACGCTGGACCCGACGGTCCCCGAGGCCAACGAGGCCCAACTGCGCTTCAACCAGGCCCGCGCGCGCCTCGTGCTGTCCCGACTGAGAAGCGAGCTCGCCGACACGCCCTTCACGCCCTCCGCGGAGGCTTCACCCTCCGAGCAGTTCATGCAACGTCGGCTCCACGCCGACCGCCTGGAAGAATACCGCGCCCGGTTGCGCGGTTTCGATTCACGCATCTCGGAGATCTCCGGAAACGTCCAGTCCCTGGAGCGGCAGGTGGCCACCTCGGCACGCCAGGAAAACATCGGCCGCGAGGTCCTGGGCATGCGTTCCGAGGTGTACAAGCAGGGCGTGGACTCGAAACTCTCCTACCTCGACGCGCAGAATGCCCACGCCAACCTGATCGCAAACAACGAGAGGACCAAAAAGGACCTGGAGGCCTCCAAGAAGCTGTTGCTGCAGATCCAGGCGGAAAAGGAAGCCTACGTCAAACAGCGCCAGGGCAGCCTCTCGCAGGAAATCGCCGACAACGAAAAGGAACTGGAGGCCATCGGCAACGAACTGGCCAAGGCTACCCGGCAGCGGGAGCTTTCCACGCTCACGTCGCCGGTGCAGGCCATGGTTCTGGACATTCAGAAGTATCCGAGCTCCAGCGTGGTGAAATCCGGCGAGCCCATCCTCGTGCTTGCGCCCATGCAGTCGCCCCTTGAGGCGGAGGTGTACATCGAACCGCGCGACATCGGCTTCATCAGGGCCAACGACCCCGCCGCGATGAAACTGGAGGCTTTCCCGTACCACCGCTACGGCATCATGTACGGCAAGCTCAGGTCCGTGGGCGAGGATTCGCTCGTCAAGGACTCCGCCGGACACGGCCAGACCGCCTACTACCCCGCACGCCTGGAAATCAGCGACATCACGAAGCTCAGGAACCTTCCCGGCGACTTCAGGCTCATTCCGGGCATGACCTTGGAGGCCAACATCACCGTGGGGCAGCGCAAAGTGATCACCTACCTGCTCTACCCCATACTGCGAGCCATTGACGACTCGATCCGCGAACGCTAG
- a CDS encoding glycosyltransferase codes for MDQPIVDVIIPVYKDYGATSECIHSVLSARNSMQANLVVIDDASEDDDIAALLSALHDQGMIRLISNTRNRGYIHAINQGIAANRSHDVVLLNSDTIVFDAWLDRLAKAAYSREDIGTVTPFSNNATICSYPKTNEDNPFMPRNVSQVIDRMFADANAGETCTLPTGVGFCMYIKRSCLNDTGLFDEHTFGRGYGEENDFCRRAEEGGWTNVLAADAFVPHRGAVSFAKDRKPALEKNLALLNARHPGYRQSIVTFILADPLLKFRRRIDEAVLRAATHRPLILRICHGRGGGTAKRLRDEAIELQNQNYRVATLLPKKDAPEGRTTLTIEDFPDLVNLEYSLPDDLEKLLCILRDINTVSAAVHHHIDLHPCVLDIPRRLDIPYSVIAHDYGWYCPGITLLDNQHRYCGDHCNEQCTSCTTSSEENITTEWSAEHKQNLMCFLENAQAIVAPCHDTALRYHKRTALNNIITRRHSANQLENPGTTRRFRSHERTRVALFGSIGMHKGYDTLLECAKDAQRRDLPLEFILIGESLDDYALFATGRVFVTGRYDEREVRRIIMLHAPPLALYPSIWPETWCYALDIAFECNIFPLAFAIGAPMERIRESGFGALLPLDSPPATINDTLLDIARDRFAHNAI; via the coding sequence ATGGACCAACCGATCGTTGACGTGATCATCCCGGTCTACAAAGACTACGGTGCGACGAGCGAATGCATCCATTCCGTTCTTTCGGCCAGGAATTCCATGCAAGCGAACCTCGTCGTCATTGACGACGCCAGCGAAGACGACGACATCGCCGCCCTGCTCTCCGCACTCCATGACCAAGGAATGATCCGGCTCATCTCCAATACGCGGAACAGGGGATACATTCACGCCATCAATCAAGGCATCGCTGCAAACAGATCTCACGACGTCGTGCTCTTGAACAGCGACACGATCGTCTTCGACGCATGGCTGGACCGACTTGCCAAAGCAGCATACTCCAGAGAGGACATCGGGACCGTCACGCCTTTTTCCAACAACGCGACGATATGTTCGTACCCAAAGACAAACGAAGACAATCCGTTCATGCCGCGCAACGTGAGTCAAGTGATAGACCGCATGTTTGCCGATGCGAATGCAGGAGAAACATGCACGCTTCCGACTGGCGTAGGATTCTGCATGTACATCAAACGATCATGTCTTAACGATACGGGTTTGTTCGATGAACATACTTTCGGAAGAGGATACGGGGAAGAAAACGATTTCTGCCGACGCGCGGAGGAAGGAGGCTGGACCAACGTGCTGGCGGCGGATGCATTCGTGCCGCACAGAGGAGCCGTGTCCTTCGCGAAAGATCGCAAACCGGCACTGGAAAAGAACCTTGCGCTGTTGAACGCGCGCCACCCCGGCTACCGACAGTCCATCGTGACATTCATCCTGGCTGACCCCCTGCTGAAATTCCGCAGGAGGATTGATGAAGCGGTCCTTCGTGCGGCAACCCACCGGCCATTGATTCTTCGAATCTGCCATGGTCGCGGCGGAGGAACGGCCAAAAGATTACGAGACGAAGCGATCGAATTGCAAAACCAGAACTATCGTGTCGCCACATTACTTCCAAAAAAAGATGCACCTGAAGGTCGCACGACCCTGACCATCGAAGACTTTCCAGACCTCGTCAACCTTGAGTACTCTCTGCCAGACGACCTCGAGAAATTGCTTTGCATTTTACGCGACATCAACACTGTCTCTGCCGCAGTCCATCACCACATCGATCTCCATCCATGCGTCCTGGACATCCCGCGACGACTGGACATCCCCTACAGCGTAATCGCCCATGATTACGGATGGTACTGTCCTGGAATCACACTCCTGGACAATCAGCATCGCTACTGCGGCGACCATTGCAACGAACAGTGCACTTCGTGCACAACAAGCAGCGAAGAAAACATCACCACGGAATGGTCCGCGGAGCACAAACAGAACCTGATGTGTTTTCTTGAAAATGCACAGGCAATCGTCGCGCCTTGCCATGACACGGCGCTGCGTTATCATAAACGCACAGCATTGAATAACATCATCACCAGGCGACATTCCGCCAACCAGCTTGAGAATCCTGGCACCACCCGACGCTTTCGCTCGCACGAACGAACACGAGTGGCGCTCTTTGGCTCCATCGGCATGCACAAAGGATACGACACGCTCCTGGAATGCGCCAAGGACGCGCAACGCCGCGACTTGCCGCTTGAATTCATCCTGATCGGCGAATCCTTGGACGACTATGCGCTGTTCGCGACAGGGCGTGTGTTTGTCACAGGCAGGTACGACGAGCGAGAAGTGCGCCGCATCATCATGCTCCATGCCCCTCCCCTCGCGCTCTATCCTTCCATATGGCCTGAAACATGGTGCTATGCCCTTGACATTGCATTTGAATGCAACATCTTCCCCTTGGCCTTCGCCATTGGGGCACCAATGGAAAGGATACGCGAATCAGGTTTTGGAGCTCTGCTGCCTCTCGACTCCCCACCAGCGACCATCAACGACACGCTGTTGGACATTGCCAGAGATCGCTTCGCACACAACGCCATTTGA
- a CDS encoding peptidase domain-containing ABC transporter, translated as MSVSFDQPNSGLLCLVLVLRHYQQDVTPESLVHKYTLTDEPIDPALMLRIVREHGFKSKLTTLTSEKLFLLGEAYPVIALLNDGRYIILSGVRGAKDQGDIAYVDPASGVMQFQFWTREQLDAVWDGKIIFLKKEYSLTDEEQPFGLSWFIPEMFRQKKVFRDIALATLATNVLSLSFPMYMQIVLDKVVGNQSVQTLTVLSVGLLGVYVIEGLLNYLKRYMLLFATNKMDLRLAKVVYNHMLRLPIDFFDHTPSGVLLKHIAQKDRIREFMTGRVFMSVLDMSILLVLLPLLFFYSKVLTAVVLGIALIIACMMALAMRSFRTRLKTHYRAEAMRNSHLVESVRGIHTIKSLSLEPLHTKTWENSSAKSVITSFGVQKLSAILASSTGFLKQLTGLLIVWIGSTLIFDNELSVGSVVAFQMLGSRVTEPLVQLVSIIHEYQEIGLSVTMLGEIMNRPTERPLSSRGLVLPIAGSISIDRVTFQYAPGAPPALEDVSLHIPQGAVIGVVGRSGSGKSTLTRLIQGLYPVQRGRVAVDGNDLRDIELSHLRRSIGVVLQENFLFQGSVRQNIAAANPRATFEEIVMASRLAGADEFIQRLPQGYDTAIVEGGANLSGGQRQRMAIARALLMQPRILILDEATSALDAESESIIQANLAGIAHGRTMIIVSHRLSMLASAHSIVVLDQGKLIANAPHHELLRTCRLYADLWHKQNRHIVSASLNAPEA; from the coding sequence ATGTCCGTATCCTTCGACCAACCCAACTCCGGCCTGCTCTGCCTGGTCCTCGTCCTGCGGCACTACCAACAGGACGTCACGCCCGAAAGCCTGGTCCATAAATACACCCTCACGGATGAGCCGATCGATCCCGCCCTCATGCTCAGGATCGTCCGCGAGCACGGCTTCAAGAGCAAATTGACCACTCTCACGTCGGAGAAGCTGTTCCTCCTCGGGGAAGCCTACCCCGTCATCGCCCTCCTGAACGACGGGCGCTACATCATCCTCTCCGGCGTGCGAGGCGCCAAGGACCAGGGCGACATCGCCTACGTGGACCCCGCCAGCGGGGTGATGCAGTTCCAGTTCTGGACCAGGGAGCAACTGGACGCCGTCTGGGACGGGAAGATCATCTTCCTCAAGAAGGAATACAGCCTCACGGACGAAGAGCAGCCCTTCGGGCTCTCCTGGTTCATCCCCGAGATGTTCCGGCAGAAAAAGGTGTTCCGCGACATCGCCCTGGCGACGCTGGCCACCAACGTGCTCAGCCTGTCCTTCCCCATGTACATGCAGATCGTGCTGGACAAGGTGGTGGGCAACCAGAGCGTCCAGACGCTGACTGTTCTTTCCGTCGGCCTGCTCGGCGTCTACGTCATCGAGGGTCTGCTCAACTATCTGAAGCGGTACATGCTCCTGTTCGCCACCAACAAGATGGACCTCAGGCTGGCCAAGGTGGTCTACAACCACATGCTCCGGCTTCCCATCGACTTCTTCGACCACACGCCGTCGGGCGTGCTGCTCAAGCACATCGCGCAGAAGGACCGCATCCGCGAATTCATGACCGGGCGCGTTTTCATGTCCGTGCTGGACATGTCCATCCTGCTGGTCCTTCTTCCGCTCCTGTTCTTCTACAGCAAGGTTCTCACGGCGGTGGTGCTGGGCATCGCCCTGATCATCGCCTGCATGATGGCCCTGGCCATGCGCTCCTTCCGCACCAGACTCAAGACCCATTACCGCGCCGAGGCGATGCGCAATTCGCACCTTGTGGAATCGGTGCGCGGCATCCACACCATCAAATCACTGTCGCTGGAACCACTGCACACCAAGACCTGGGAGAACTCCAGCGCCAAGTCGGTGATCACCTCGTTCGGCGTCCAGAAACTATCGGCCATCCTCGCCTCGTCCACGGGATTTCTCAAACAGCTCACGGGCTTGCTCATCGTCTGGATCGGCTCCACGCTCATTTTCGACAACGAACTCTCGGTTGGCTCCGTGGTGGCCTTCCAGATGCTGGGCAGCCGGGTGACGGAGCCGCTCGTGCAACTGGTTTCGATCATCCACGAATACCAGGAGATCGGGCTTTCGGTCACCATGCTGGGCGAGATCATGAACCGGCCGACGGAGCGCCCGCTCTCCTCGCGCGGGCTCGTGCTCCCCATCGCGGGGAGCATCTCCATCGATCGCGTCACCTTCCAGTACGCGCCAGGCGCTCCGCCCGCGCTGGAGGACGTGTCCCTGCACATCCCGCAGGGGGCGGTGATCGGCGTCGTCGGGCGCTCCGGCTCCGGCAAGTCCACCCTCACGCGGCTCATTCAGGGGCTCTACCCGGTGCAACGGGGCAGGGTCGCCGTGGACGGCAACGACCTGCGCGACATCGAACTCTCCCACCTCAGGCGCTCCATCGGGGTGGTCCTTCAGGAGAACTTCCTCTTCCAGGGCAGCGTCCGGCAGAACATCGCCGCAGCCAACCCCAGGGCCACCTTCGAGGAGATCGTCATGGCCTCCCGGCTCGCCGGAGCGGACGAATTCATCCAGAGGCTGCCCCAGGGGTACGACACGGCCATCGTGGAGGGAGGCGCGAACCTCTCCGGCGGGCAACGCCAGCGCATGGCCATCGCCCGCGCCCTGCTCATGCAGCCGCGCATCCTGATCCTGGACGAGGCCACCAGCGCCCTGGACGCCGAGTCCGAGTCCATCATCCAGGCGAACCTGGCCGGCATCGCGCACGGACGCACAATGATCATCGTGAGCCACCGCCTCTCCATGCTGGCCTCCGCCCACAGCATCGTTGTTCTGGACCAGGGGAAACTCATCGCCAACGCGCCGCACCATGAATTGCTCCGGACGTGCCGACTTTACGCGGACCTGTGGCACAAACAGAACAGGCACATCGTGAGCGCGTCGCTGAACGCGCCTGAAGCATGA
- a CDS encoding glycosyltransferase, with amino-acid sequence MISVLFVHRSFPGQFIGLVSHFLRRGDAHVAAICERSGSAPVFGVQYAAYDAPPRSGAGVHPYAEHTDHHVRRGAAAFDAALALKDGGFYPDVIYVHPGWGEALFLRDVFPLAKSIVYCEHYYRVVGTDVGFDPEFPLPLMQTPLLALHNLPTLHALNACDAAVSPTRWQQQGFPEHWAEKIKVLHEGVDTDLIKPDPQACFTLPDGRVLRAGDEVVTYLSRTLEPYRGFHSFMRALPRLLELRPNARVLVAGGEGRGYGPRPPDGAKGWLETCLRENPVDLERVHFLGPLAYPDFLKALQVSACHVYLTYPFVLSWSLIEALAAGCLVVGSSTAPLLEVIEHGRNGLLTDFFDAPALAGLIAAALSDVASGAGIRREARRTAVERFDRSRVCLPAHLELLEGLLGERAR; translated from the coding sequence GTGATCTCCGTGCTTTTCGTCCATCGGAGCTTTCCGGGCCAATTCATCGGTCTGGTTTCGCATTTTCTCAGGCGCGGAGACGCGCATGTCGCCGCGATCTGCGAACGCTCCGGCTCGGCGCCCGTGTTCGGCGTTCAGTACGCCGCTTACGATGCGCCACCCCGGTCCGGCGCGGGGGTCCATCCGTATGCGGAACACACAGACCACCATGTCCGGCGGGGCGCCGCCGCCTTCGATGCGGCGCTCGCTCTGAAGGATGGCGGATTCTACCCGGACGTCATCTATGTCCATCCCGGCTGGGGTGAGGCCTTGTTCCTTCGCGATGTCTTTCCGCTCGCGAAGAGCATCGTCTACTGTGAGCATTACTATAGAGTTGTCGGTACGGACGTGGGGTTCGACCCGGAGTTTCCCCTTCCCCTCATGCAGACGCCTCTGTTGGCGCTGCACAACCTGCCCACCCTGCATGCGCTCAATGCATGCGACGCCGCCGTAAGCCCGACCCGCTGGCAGCAACAGGGGTTCCCCGAGCATTGGGCCGAGAAGATCAAGGTGCTCCACGAGGGCGTGGACACGGACCTGATCAAGCCCGATCCCCAGGCGTGTTTCACGCTCCCCGACGGTCGCGTTCTGCGCGCCGGCGACGAGGTCGTCACCTACCTCTCGCGCACCCTCGAGCCCTATCGGGGGTTCCACAGCTTCATGCGCGCCCTGCCCCGACTCCTGGAGCTTCGTCCGAACGCACGGGTGCTCGTGGCCGGCGGCGAAGGCCGGGGATACGGACCCCGTCCGCCCGACGGCGCGAAAGGCTGGCTGGAAACGTGCCTCCGCGAGAATCCCGTCGACTTGGAGCGCGTGCACTTTCTCGGCCCCCTGGCCTATCCCGACTTCCTCAAAGCGCTCCAGGTTTCGGCCTGCCACGTCTACCTCACCTACCCCTTCGTGCTCTCCTGGTCGTTGATCGAGGCCCTCGCGGCGGGCTGCCTGGTGGTCGGCTCCTCCACCGCGCCGCTCCTGGAAGTCATCGAGCACGGCCGCAACGGTCTGCTCACGGACTTTTTCGATGCCCCCGCCCTGGCCGGTCTCATCGCAGCGGCTCTCTCGGACGTTGCGAGCGGGGCGGGGATACGCCGGGAAGCACGCCGGACGGCCGTCGAACGCTTCGACCGGAGCAGGGTCTGCCTTCCGGCGCATCTTGAACTCCTCGAGGGTCTGCTCGGAGAACGTGCGCGATGA